One Solanum pennellii chromosome 10, SPENNV200 genomic region harbors:
- the LOC107002079 gene encoding uncharacterized protein LOC107002079: MHKTEEDEFMYLFIALRPFIRGFKYCRPVVVVDGAHLSGAYKGTFVSASTLDGAGCIFPLAYGVVDTENDCSWTWFFEQFKHAFGDRKDMCVVSDRNESIMKSVRIVFPDVPHYACIWHLWKNVCGNFKRSRKAISDLFYSMAKAYRKEDFDKLMAKVDRIDHRVKEYLEYAGYEKWSRVHATVNRGRMMTSNIAECINGCLVEARQLTILEFLEEVRILFGSWHCKNREVASYTKDTLGRKFEELLIINAAKSSKMEVVPSSEFIFSVYENGRRYIVCLERKVCSCGKIQLDEIPCSHAIAVLKKKNVTDMNPYCSDYYKPDALAKTYEIPMVPMPDKEDWSDPNNVVAETVYPPRYRRSSGRPRKRRRKNANEKISVNTNCCGQCGQEGHNRRTCTFYPKEK, encoded by the exons ATGCATAAGACTGAAGAGGATGAATTTATGTATCTGTTCATCGCCTTAAGACCATTCATTAGGGGATTTAAATACTGCAGACCAGTAGTTGTTGTGGATGGTGCACATCTGAGTGGAGCTTACAAAGGGACAtttgtatcagcaagcacacttgatggcgcag GTTGCATATTTCCATTGGCATATGGTGTTGTTGACACCGAAAATGATTGTTCGTGGACATGGTTTTTCGAACAGTTCAAACATGCATTTGGCGATAGAAAAGATATGTGTGTTGTTTCAGATAGAAATGAGAGTATCATGAAGAGTGTAAGGATTGTGTTCCCCGATGTACCTCATTATGCATGCATCTGGCATCTTTGGAAGAATGTATGTGGAAACTTCAAAAGGAGCAGAAAGGCCATAAGTGATCTATTCTACTCTATGGCCAAGGCATATAGAAAGGAAGATTTTGATAAGTTGATGGCTAAGGTTGATAGAATTGATCACAGGGTTAAGGAGTACCTTGAATATGCAGGTTACGAAAAGTGGTCAAGAGTTCATGCAACAGTAAACAGAGGTAGAATGATGACTTCAAACATTGCAGAATGTATCAATGGTTGTCTTGTTGAAGCACGCCAATTAACTATATTAGAATTCTTGGAAGAGGTTAGAATTCTTTTTGGATCTTGGCATTGCAAAAACAGAGAAGTAGCCTCATACACAAAGGACACATTAGGTAGAAAATTTGAGGAATTGTTGATTATAAACGCGGCTAAAAGTTCAAAAATGGAG GTTGTTCCATCATCTGAATTTATTTTCTCAGTTTATGAAAATGGAAGAAGATATATTGTTTGTCTTGAGCGGAAAGTATGTTCTTGTGGTAAAATTCAACTAGATGAGATACCTTGTTCACATGCAATCGCtgtattgaaaaaaaagaatgtcaccGATATGAATCCGTATTGCTCTGATTATTACAAGCCTGATGCATTAgcaaaaacatatgaaattcCAATGGTACCAATGCCAGATAAGGAAGATTGGTCAGATCCTAATAATGTGGTAGCTGAAACTGTGTATCCACCTAGATACAGAAGATCATCTGGACgaccaagaaaaagaagaagaaagaatgcAAATGAAAAGATTTCGGTGAACACAAACTGTTGTGGACAATGTGGACAAGAAGGACACAACagaagaacttgtactttctACCCAAAAGAGAAGTGA
- the LOC107001445 gene encoding uncharacterized protein LOC107001445 encodes MFKDTIFGPFLDISKCNFQGQITKCLLLLELEQSNPNVLHIRHSNGCVLKFGIDEFALLTGLKVRGNTNDFKHPEPTNCMLFQKYFPGAVTSVTKHQLVQRFKMGNWENNQDALQMSILFFIHTFLLATLDNTAISIVDFLMVEDGRYQHFPWDQLSFSKLIGSLRQDFDVSKKLYRLYGMPYALNVWIYECASNLNSEIAVRERNVIPRMCNWRVVSEKAKFEMLMSTIFQENACSNIVPTTEEIEAFDLAQVEHAHSSSLPLVQPNEEDDFDNFSTKSPEQLLRTYSRVSDTSPPPPPKRRKKGIIQKKKVSEQNQPDQSNVSLTPDDDVHVSMSNLPPNSNADDIHGSVPHVSPKSADDVHGSVPDVSPNPAADVYGSADSQNVNNIIPYIEELKGHLKTYVDKKFEELIILIKANHSQLMQSIGKENINFQANTSTFQSDKQTSQQIPIDLSDMGGVAEDGVGFSGKNGEHQIVDDAGDVAEDGVGVSVNEGEQLVSDTPKDGDAYQSHQDLNEHIMEQDVDDNVQHNIPHVLPEKTTMDASESSTSTTISSSTQATIDALIKDLGKDPTNARPLYSYNPQNITSSQYLLTDSQLPIDIPITEIAVRTDSVTPAHRNRMPSRRIQSPYCTSFGSSEKGKEKLKDMARLHFPFEGCGITDQVSPKLIEDYMNWLSRGLLKNHNNKNPSDDKYRSKSSSFGFTMMNFVVAFPMNKNWFYAMSQPNKCWSDEHIDVIFYYLRKKSKLCSMDQYRYTTTHCLFMSHVKNCYDRYYMDDDDDSLSTQEHVDRASVVSVYERSIINIIKGFGIPVALPWHLVDEVYIPINCDQEFHWVLAVVELKNRVIRVFDSSISTRKKAIPYEIKMLSKILPSYLLDNGFFEETERTKFVDCHAYKGNITGSLLEPQVPFMIEFAQDIAKQDCDSLDCVLYVTAFAEYMSDQINISYADFSPDYLRQRYGALLWSYGSEKAKCRYVSDNDDPPKSRGVVTPPPEEDLVHIV; translated from the exons ATGTTTAAGGATACAATTTTTGGACCCTTTTTAGACATTTCTAAATGTAATTTTCAGGGCCAAATAACAAAGTGCTTATTGCTTTTAGAATTGGAACAAAGCAACCCTAATGTGTTGCATATTAGACATTCCAACGGGTGTGTCCTGAAATTTGGTATAGATGAATTTGCATTATTAACAGGACTTAAGGTCAGAGGAAATACCAATGATTTCAAACACCCAGAACCAACTAATTGTATGctttttcaaaagtattttccTGGTGCAGTCACTAGTGTTACAAAGCATCAACTAGTTCAACGGTTTAAGATGGGTAATTGGGAGAACAATCAGGATGCACTCCAAATGTCTATACTGTTCTTTATTCATACATTTTTATTAGCTACTCTTGATAACACAGCTATATCTATTGTCGACTTTCTAATGGTTGAAGATGGTAGATATCAACATTTTCCTTGGGATCAGCTATCATTTTCAAAACTAATTGGTTCACTTAGACAGGATTTTGATGTTAGTAAAAAGTTGTATCGATTATATGGAATGCCATATGCACTTAACGTTTGGATATACGAATGTGCATCCAATTTAAATTCTGAAATAGCTGTGAGAGAACGAAATGTCATCCCAAGAATGTGCAATTGGAGAGTTGTGTCTGAAAAGGCAAAGTTTGAAATGCTTATGTCTACCATTTTCCAAGag AATGCATGTTCAAACATTGTCCCAACAACAGAGGAAATTGAAGCTTTTGACCTTGCTCAAGTTGAACATGCTCATTCTTCATCACTACCATTAGTACAACCAAATGAGGAAGATGATTTTGATAATTTCTCCACAAAATCTCCCGAACAGTTATTGAGGACATATTCTAGAGTGTCCGATACATCTCCCCCACCACCgccaaaaagaagaaaaaaagggattattcaaaaaaagaagGTGTCAGAACAGAACCAGCCTGATCAATCAAATGTGTCTCTGACACCGGATGATGATGTACATGTTTCCATGTCAAATCTGCCTCCAAATTCGAATGCTGATGATATACATGGTTCTGTTCCACACGTGTCACCGAAATCGGCTGATGATGTACATGGTTCTGTTCCAGACGTGTCTCCGAATCCGGCTGCTGATGTTTATGGGTCTGCAGATTCACAGAATGTCAACAATATAATTCCATATATTGAAGAGTTGAAAGGACATTTGAAAACTTAC GTTGACAAGAAATTTGAGGAactgattatattgataaaagCAAATCACTCCCAGTTGATGCAATCTATAGGcaaggaaaacatcaattttcagGCTAATACAAGCACATTTCAGTCTGACAAACAAACATCTCAGCAAATACCAATTGATCTTTCTGATATGGGTGGTGTAGCTGAGGATGGTGTTGGTTTTTCTGGTAAAAATGGTGAACATCAAATCGTCGACGATGCAGGGGATGTCGCTGAGGATGGTGTTGGTGTTTCTGTAAACGAGGGTGAACAACTAGTCAGTGATACTCCAAAG GATGGTGACGCATATCAGTCGCACCAAGATTTAAATGAACATATCATGGAGCAAGATGTTGATGACAATGTTCAACACAACATCCCTCATGTTTTGCCCGAAAAAACAACAATGGATGCATCG GAATCTTCCACTTCAACAACAATATCGTCATCAACTCAAGCAACAATAGACGCGCTTATCAAAGATTTGGGTAAAGATCCTACTAATGCTAGACCATTATATTCTTACAATCCACAGAATATAACTAGCAGCCAGTACTTGTTGACCGACAGTCAATTACCCATTGATATTCCAATAACGGAGATTGCTGTTAGAACCGATTCAGTCACTCCTGCGCATAGAAATAGAATGCCTTCGAGAAGGATTCAATCTCCATATTGtacttcttttgggtcaagcgagaagggaaaagagaaattgaaggaTATGGCTCGACTCCATTTCCCGTTCGAAGGATGTGGCATTACAGATCAAGTTTCGCCGAAACTTATTGAGGATTACATGAATTGGTTGTCAAGGGGGCTTCTaaaaaatcataacaataa GAATCCATCGGACGATAAATACAGAtcaaaatcttcttcttttggaTTTACGATGATGAACTTTGTTGTTGCTTTTCCAATGAACAAGAATTGGTTTTATGCCATGTCACAGCCAAACAAATGTTGGTCTGATGAG CACATCGATGTGATTTTTTACTACCTtcgtaaaaaatcaaaactttgcAGCATGGATCAATACAGATACACAACAACCCACTGCTTGTTCATGTCACATGTAAAAAATTGTTATGATAGATATTACATggacgatgatgatgatagtCTTAGTACACAAGAACATGTTGATCGCGCTTCAGTTGTATCTGTATATGAGAGGTCTATAATTAACATCATCAAAGGTTTTGGAATACCAGTTGCTTTACCATGGCATCTTGTAGATGAGGTCTACATCCCAATTAACTGTGATCAAGAATTCCATTGGGTGCTGGCAGTTGTTGAGTTGAAAAACAGGGTGATAAGAGTTTTTGACTCATCAATTAGCACAAGGAAAAAAGCAATTCCATATGAGATAAAAATGTTGTCTAAAATACTTCCTTCTTACCTACTGGACAATGGATTCTTTGAAGAAACTGAACGCACAAAATTTGTTGATTGCCATGCATACAAAGGCAACATTACTGGTTCACTTCTAGAGCCTCAAGTTCCTTTCATGATTGAATTTGCACAAGACATCGCTAAACAGGACTGCGATAGCCT AGACTGTGTGTTATATGTTACTGCATTTGCCGAGTATATGAGTGACCAAATCAATATATCATATGCTGATTTTAGTCCTGATTACCTACGTCAAAGATATGGAGCATTGCTGTGGAGTTATGGAAGCGAGAAGGCTAAGTGCAGATATGTTAGTGACAATGATGATCCACCAAAATCTAGGGGCGTAGTCACACCACCACCAGAAGAAGATTTAGTTCACATAGTGTAG
- the LOC114074205 gene encoding uncharacterized protein LOC114074205, translated as MRHFGIWVNELQYESYKIDGIIVGDSISFSNLKAAIAAELDIDVSRKEIEIRYIVEGNSCPMKLKNDMSVKLYFELKKNEPGFSVYPLCIDTIEKNSGTVHNFDGTSGEITCVEGTTHDTQALAMVETSLFDSHENAEVGVANVIINSDIVDVKTGQIYKDKATLVDVMTKYKIKNNFNCKVKRSDQQSYVLVCFSDKCGWTMKASCRKKSDIFIVRNFNSEHTCPMRERVLTKVQATICKWSDNSKIGQL; from the exons atgagacatttcggaatttgggtgaacgaattgcagtatgaaagttacaaaatcgaCGGAATcattgttggagattcaatttcgttttctaatctcaaagcagcaattgcagccgagttggatattgatgtatcaaggaaagaaattgaaattcgaTACATTGTAGAAGGTAACTCCTGTCCGATGAAACTTAAGAACGATATGAgtgttaaactatattttgaacTGAAAAAAAACGAGCCTGGATTTTCAGTGTATCCATTATGTATTGACACAATTGAAAAGAATAGTGGTACTGTACATAACTTTGATGGAACAAGTGGAGAAATAACGTGTGTAGAAGGCACAACACATGATACACAGGCTTTGGCAATGGTTGAAACTAGCTTATTTGATTCACATGAAAATGCAGAAGTTGGAGTTGCAAATGTTATAATCAATTCAGATATTGTTGATGTGAAGACAGGTCAGATATATAAGGATAAAGCAACACTTGTAGATGTGATGACgaaatataagataaagaaCAACTTCAATTGCAAAGTAAAGAGGTCTGATCAACAAAG CTATGTGTTGGTATGCTTTTCAGACAAATGTGGTTGGACTATGAAGGCGTCCTGCAGGAAAAAATCTGATATATTCATTGTTAGAAATTTCAATAGTGAACATACGTGTCCGATGAGGGAGAGGGTATTAACCAAAGTCCAAGCAACAATTTGTAAGTGGAGTGACAACTCCAAAATTGGTCAATTATAA